One Bythopirellula goksoeyrii genomic window, AAATCCGTTTTTGGGTCGACTACATTTCTGGGGAAGATGGCGAATACATATACGATGATCTAGGGAAGTATGGTGGCCTCGCACCAGGGGAGAGCTTTGTCCTCCTAGGAGACCTCAATGGTGATCCTCATGACGGTGAAGGGTCGGCAGGCATCGCACAGCTTCTTGCATCGCCGGCAATTGTCCAGTATCCACCGCCTGAGAGTAAGGGTGGCGCAGAACAGGCAAGGTTGCAGGGAGGAGTGAACGCCCAGCATGTGGGTAGTTCCCGCAATGACACGCTCGATGCCGCCGACGATGGCCCGGGGAATCTACGCTTAGATTACGTTTTACCGTCAAATGATTTAAAAGTAGTTGCTTCCGGCGTATTTTGGCCCGACAATACAGACAGCCTCTTCTCGTTGGTTGGAACCTATCCGTTTCCCAGTTCTGACCATCGATTGGTTTGGGTGGATGTTGATTGGTAGTGATACGCATAAGTTGATAACTTCTTACTTAACCCTACCTTGAGTAATTTTATCCTATAATTCTAACTTGCTATTTTTTCTTCCTTGATGGAGATGTGTGCTATGTCCCAACGCAAGTCATTTGGTTTCACTTTGGTCGAGCTGCTTGTTGTGATCGCCATCATTGGTGTATTGGTTGCGCTATTGTTGCCTGCCATCCAGGCGGCACGCGAGGCGGCTCGACGCACTTCTTGCGTTAATAATGTTAAGCAAATGGGATTGGCTGCTGCCAACTATGAAAGTGCCCGTGGTACGTTTCCTCCAGGGAGGCTGTTCCCAGATTGGGTCAGCGGCGGAAGTATCAAGGGAGGCTACACCAGCTATGATCCTGGCCCAACTCCAGGAGACAAGACTGGCTTCTATTCCGTCCATATCTGGCTTCTGCCCTATATGGAAGCGAACAATGTGTACAACTTGATTGACTTCAACCAACCTCAAGTTAAGAAAATGCTGAACCCTACTAATCCTCATTTCGATGCGTATTCGACTGCCCAGGGACTATTTATCTGTCCGAGCGATGCGAATACGGGAATGGTGATCTCTGAGAACAATTACCGAGCGAACTTTGGAGGAGATGGCCCTGGCGCTGGAGTACGCACAAATTCAATGACGATAGTTGAACCACGTCCATCAGGGGACTGGTGGCATATTGGAGGAAGCGGAGCTTTTACCATCGGTGAAAAGGGCTTGAAGACAAGTGCCTATGCAGATGGCCTTTCGAAAACAGCCTTTTTCTCGGAACGCATAAAAGGTCAGGGGGAAGAGAATAGTTCTTTGCCTTCTCGGACATCCATGATTCGCTGCCCTGGCAATCTGGCTCCCAATGTCAATATTGACGTCGCCTATCAGGCAGCAACCGACTACACACCCGTAGCGGATGGATTCAATTTCGATGCGGCAGGACGTTGGATTGGCGATTGGTCCAATGGCTGGCCGTTTGCTGGTTACGATTCGACCCAGTACAACCATGTTGCACCACCAAACTGGACAGGTCAGGACTGTGGAGTCAACTTTATCCCAGATACTCCGGCCGAGCACGCGATCATAGCCGCTCGTAGCGATCACCCTGGCGCAGTAGTTGTCGCCTTTGGTGATGGACACACCGCTATCGTTAATGATAGTATCAATCTGGACGTTTGGCGTGCCCTCGGCACACGCGATGGGCGTTTCAATGCAAGCAATGGGCCTGAACCCGTCGATGTAGAATTCTGATCTGCACTATTCTGGGGAGACTCTTTTCGTGAACACCAAATCTGCATTTGTGCGTATCCGGGTCATTGTCGCAATTGCCGTGGCGGCGTTAGTTGCCGGCTACGCCTCCTATGTTGCCTCTAGCTGGGAAAGGACTGCCAAAGAGCAATACGTCACGCGGACGATGAGCAACTTCTTTACGAGTCTCAATCCCATTACTCAGCTCGACTCGGTGTATCGCGACGCCGATGGGGACCTCCTGGCGGACGTCCCCGAGAACGAAGCCCTGCAGGCCAAGCCCGCCGAATTGGTGCTCTCTTTTATCACCTCCGAAGACTCCACCAATGAGCCGGCTCAGTGGCAAGAACTGATGGATGCGATTGCCGATAAGACCGGTATTCCGGTGACCTATTTGCGACTGACCGACTCGCGTCAGCAATACGAGGCCCTGCGCAACGGACAGCTACACATTACGGCATTGAGTACCGGAGAAGTTCCCGCCGCAGTCAACACGGCCGGATTTATCCCCGTTTGTGCGTTTGGCCAGGAAGATGGCACAAGCGGTTACAAAATGGAGTTTATCGTCAAGGCCGACAGTCCGATCAAAAACCTGGCAGATCTACGCGGCAAGAGAATTGCTTTCACTCGGCCCCGCTCCAATTCCGGCTGCAAGGCGGCGGCAATGTTGCTGATGGACGAGAAGAATCTGCAGCCTGAACTCGATTACCAGTGGAGCTACACATATGGTCATCAAGGTTCGATTGACGCCGTCCTGGCTGGCGAGGTCGATGCTGCACCGATTGCCAGTGATGTACTCGCGCGGATGAAAGCCAAAGGGGAGGTCGATCCCGAGGCGGTGCGCAGCATTTATGAATCGGAAAAATTCCCCCCCGCGGCCTTTGGTTTCGCCTATAATCTGGCCCCAGAAATCCAGGATGCCGTCCGCCAGGCTCTGCTCGAATTCGAGTGGGATGGCACGAAGATCGCGGAAGAGTTCGGTGCCGATGGGACGAGCAAGTTTGCTCCGGTCGTTTTCAAGGACGACTGGGCACTCGTCCGCCGCGTCGATCTCTCCGCCAGCAAAGCCCGCAGCGACCTAGCAATGCAGTAGGTCCCCGGGTTAGCCGCGACGCGGCAGGCGAGTCCTGCTCGGCGTAGCGGAGCGCGTCGAGTTCTATTTCAACTTAAACCGCGCAAACACCGGGTCGTGGTCCGAGCCGTCCATCTCTGCTGGGGCTCGCATCTTCTGCGAGGACCCTTCGACGTAGCTCTTTGCCATTGCTGGCGAACAGAGAATGAAATCAATCGGTTCCCAGCCTTCCTGATCGGGGTCAAGTATTGAATCAGGAGTGTCTTTTGTGGGAGTAGGCCACATTGCTGTGGGGCCGCTGCCCAGAATGGTCAGCAGTGAGGTACTATCGATCGTATCATTGAAATCGCCGGTCAGAATGATTCTCGCGTTTGGGTCTTTCTCAAGTTTTTCGTCGAGCAGTTTGCGGAGCATCGAAGCTTCGGCAAGCCGAATGGGCTCAGAGGAGTCGGCCCCACTTGCCTTACTCTTGAGATGTACAATCCACACCTCCAGAGGTTCGCCGCCGGGTGGCAATACAGTGATAGCCGGCACATCGCGGTTGAATTGTCGTTCAACTCCATCTGGTCCTTTGAATGTCAAATGTCTGCGGGAAGTGACTTCGCCAATCGGAGCGCGAGAGAGCAAACAGACGTCGATTCCTCGGCCATCGTTACCTTCAAAATGCACGACATTCTCATATCCCATATCACTGAGAAAAACCTTGTTGAATCGCTCCAAGTAACCTCGATTCTCTACCTCCTGGAGTGCGATCACGTCGGCATTCACCTTGTGGATCGTGGCAGCCAAACGCTCCAGTTCATCGCGAGGCTTAGTTCGAGTTCCTTCGTCAGCGTGGTAGGGATCGTCAACTTCGTCGAACAGATTGAGAACATTGAACGTAGCGACCACGATTTCATTGGGATCGGCAGACCAGGTAGTGACCGGTTTCTTCTCCACTCCTTCTGTTTTCGGCAGGGCATCGAGTACACGAATCTGATCCGATCGTGCGATGACCATCTGAGGATTGCCATTGTAGGTGCTAATCAATCCACGCATTTCCACCAACTTGTTTTCATAAAGTTCTTTGAGATCGCCAGGGAATCGTTCGAGATTCTCACCGAAGACGATCCCTACAAACCCAGGTGGTCGTTCATTGTCGAAGTTCAAGAAATTAATCCGCCCGGCGCTGCCAACTCTTACGATCTTGCCGCTCACAAAGACGGTCTGTCCGATCGCATCGCCAGCATCGTCCCAACTGATGTGTTTGATCCCTTCGTCCGGATCGATAGGAGGCCGGGCGTGAAGAGCGGTCGGCACGAGGGACATCATAAGAAGAATTGTGGCAACGTAGCGGAGCATTTTTATTTCGCCTTGATTAGAGAGGATGAAACAGGAACAAGGTCCCGTTATTTTGCCACGTTCAAGGGCATTCCACAATCAATACCAGAGCGAAAGCACCGGAATTGCGCTGACCCGCAATCGGCGTCGGAATGACTAATAGGACGAAGAATAAGCGCTCAAAAGCGAGCAGAAGGGAGTTTTTTCAAAAAATTGGCTTTCAACTTGGCGCGATATGAAGTATGCCGAGATATAATAAAGGTTTACCGCACTTATCCCCGCCGGATCTGTCTCACGATGCATTTTCTCCGATCTTCATTTGTAATCTGCTTCGCATTGCTTGACATTGTCGTGCTGTTTGCAGATCACTCGCAGGGCGAAGAAGTTGCGCCGAAGCTTGATTTCCCAAGCACATCAACCCCCGATAGTTCCTTGGCCAATGGGGTTGCCCTACCAGAGCAACGAATTCGCAATGTGATCCTCATGATCGGCGACGGTATGGGCCCCCAGCAGTTGGGATTGCTCTTTGCATACGCTCGCCATTCTCTAGCGTCGCAAGCATCTGGAAAGCCACTATCAGAAAGAATGGCGGCTATCGAAAAACTGGCGTCGCAAGGCAATGTTGGCATCGTACGCACGAATCCCCATGGGGCTCTGGTCGTTGATTCCGCTTCGGCGGCGACGCAATTGGCAACGGGAGTTTGGTCCGGATCGGAAATGATCGGTGTCGACTACCGAGGAAACGCAGCCAAGACCGTGTTGGAAATTGCACGCGACACGGGTCGATCGACGGGGCTTGTCTCCGACACGCGGATGACCCATGCAACTCCTGGCGCTTTCGCGGCCCACCAACGCCATCGATCGATGGAAAACGAGATCGCCGTCGACATGCTCGGCAACCAAGTGGACGTTCTCATGAGTGGTGGTCTGCGCCATTGGATACCGCAAGCCGTCAACAAGCGGGATTCGGCCTCATACATGGCTTTGGTGCAGATGATCGGCGGAGCGTTCGATGTTTCTTCTAAACGCCAAGACAATCGCAACTTGCTTCTTGAAGCGCGTGGAGATTATCAGTTGGTATTTGATCGGTCGTCGATGGCGCAACTTTCGGAGGGCAAGGTGCTCGGTCTGTTTGCCAACTCTGAAATGCTCGATGCTATTGGAGAACGCAAAACGCTCGAAAGCGGCGTACGTACGGAGCCCACCTTGGTAGAGATGGCGGAGAAGTCTCTGGAAATATTGAACAAGAATTCCAAGGGTTTTTTCTTGATGGTTGAAGGTGGCCAGATCGATTGGGCGGGACACAATAACGACGCTGGAGACATGCTCTGGGAACTTATTCAATTTGATGATGCTGTTCGGGCTGTATTTGATTGGGCCAGTAAAAGGGACGACACTCTCGTGCTGATCACAGCCGATCATGAAACAGGATCATTCGGATTTAGCTACTCAGGTTATGAGATTCCTGAAGCTCAGAAGATCGGCGGAAATGTTTTCGGCGAAGAGCCGTTTGCCCCAAATTTCAATTTTGGCCCCCAACATGCCCTCGATGATTTGGCAGCCCAACAGAAAAGCTACTTCGAGATTTTCACCGAATTTGATTCTTTGCCCGCTGAGGAGCGGACCCCCGAAAGGCTGATGGAGATTGTGAACGGGGCCGTCAAGCCGCTGTCGATCACGCTTGCCGACGCTACGGACTTGCTTAATCGAATGCCGAACCAATACTACCAGAAGGGACATCCCTATCTCGGCACTCCGACGTTGCCCGAGATGCCCGACCAAGAGTCTTTCTACGTCTATGGGGAAAACTTGCGTATGAATCGACTTGGCCACATCCTGGGCACACAGCAACATGTCGTTTGGGGATCTGGCACCCACACCAGTACCCCAGTGTTGATCGCAAGTTTCGGCCCGGGATCGGAGCGGTTTACTGGCATCCTCCATGCAACGGATGTTGGCAAACGCATGATCGAGATGATCCAGGGGCAATAGGGCACTTCTTGGTGCACATCTTCCATAGTTGCCTGATTTGTCAGCCTATTTGCCCCAGATTGCAGCCTTCTGCCCCTGCAGACTTCCGTTGACCGATTCCGGCAATCCTTCTAAAATTTGCTGTCACTTGGACTTATGGTGCTGCTGGCAGAATTGGCGGTTGTGCATTTTCAAGTGCAGGCATTCTGAGTTGGCGGTGCCAAATGGTCTATTCATCCACGCTTATATAGCCAGCTCGACAGATCATTCCGGAGAGTTTGAAGCGCGACAAGAAAAGTCGCAGGATAGAAACACAAGGAAAATGCTGTTTTTGGGTCCAATGTTGGGTTGGACCAACAGCTTTGCGTGATATCGACTCTGGACGTACAACATGGTTCCCCGTAAGGCTGGTACCGACTGGGAGATCCTCGCTCCTGCGAAATTGAACTTGTACTTGAAAGTTCTCGGCAAGCGCTCCGATGGTTTTCATGACCTGGATACGCTCATGGTCCCGGTGCAGCTATGCGACCAATTGCGCTGGTGTCCCGAGAATTCAGGACGGCCAGTTCAGGCTGAATCTTGCTCGCTAACTGTCGATTCTCGTGCTCTCAATCCAGGTCCAAGTTTGCATTCACTCAATTCCTCAGAGAATTTAGTGCTGCAGGCAGCCCATCTGGTCGCCGCCCGAATTGGCCGACCACCCCACGGGCATTTCCAGCTCACGAAACGAATACCCTTGCAAGCTGGCCTCGGGGGAGGCAGCAGCGATGCAGCAGCTACTTTGCGACTAACAAATGCCTGCTGGAAAGCAGGTCTTGCGGAGTCGGAACTTGCTCAATTGGCCGCTGAGCTGGGCAGCGATGTCCCGTTTTTCCTGCATTCCGGCCCTGCTATCTGCCGTGGCAGAGGCGAACGAATTTCAACCGCCGCTGGACTAGCGAATTTGCACTTTGTACTGGTGAAACCCTCCTTCGGCCTCTCAACGGCGCAAGTTTTTCAGGAGTTTTCGAGTTCTAAGGAACAGATACAAAGTTCGAATGACAATTCAACTGCTAGGCTCACTAGTTTGATTGGCGCACTACAAGCTGGGGCATTGTCAACTGCTAGTCGCTGGATGACTAACTGTCTGGAGTCCGCTGCAGCGCGGATCGCTCCAGAAATTCTGTGTATCAAAAACTTATTAGCGGATGCAGGTTGCCGGGGACAACTCATGACTGGCAGCGGCTCAACCTTATTTGGAATTGCTCGATCAGCAAGGCATGCGAGATGGATCGCCCGACAACTATCGGCACAAAGCATGGGAACTGTGTTGGTTACGTCAACGAGTTGGTAAGGCGACCAATGAATCGCAAGGAGACTTACCATGTATATTTCTGAAGTGCGAATTAAACTGATGGAAGATCCTGGCGAAAGGCTCAAGGCCTTTTGTTCGATCACATTCGATAACTGTTTCGTCGTGCGCGATCTCAAAATCATCGAAGGATCCAATGGCCCTTTCGTAGCTATGCCCAGTCGCAAGCTGACTTCCCACTGTTCGCGTTGCGGCATGAAAAACCATCTCCGGGCCCAGTATTGCAATCAATGCGGCTCGTCGATTAGCCACGATCACATGCCGCTGGATGCCGATGGTCGAGCAAAGCTCTATGCTGACATCGCCCATCCCATCAATTCCTCCTGTCGGGAGATGATTCAGGATCATGTAATCAATGAGTATTACGATGAACTTGATCGCTCGAAACTCCCCGGCTATGTATCACGGTATGACGATGTCGATGTCGAACTAGGCTACGAAGAGGATGTGCCCCAACTGCCGCGCAAACGTGAGACACGAATTGATCAGGCCCATAAAGACTCCTCGCCACATGAATCTCGAAAAGGAGACGTAAAGAGCAGTGGGCACGAGAGTTCATCTTCGAGAGCCCCGGGAGGCAAACCTCCGCATCAAGTCGAAGATTCCTTCGGATCAGGTATCTTCCCGGATGCTTAGAAGAGAAGCCGCCAAGCGACAACAGTGATTCCCAGCGGCACGAGATAGTAGGCGAACATCGCGAGTCGACCACGACGGACAAAGCGTATCAACAGGGCTAATGCTGCCAGGCCTACGACAAACGAGATGAGAAAGCCTACTGCCAGCGTTCCCAGCGGCGTTCCCGTAGTGCCTTCTTTCAATGCCTCGAGCATTTCTAGCACTCCACCACCGGCAATAGCCGGAATCGCCAACAAAAACGCGAAGGTCGAAGCGGACTCCCGCTGCAAGCCAACGCCTAGTCCTCCGGCAATGGTAGCACCGCTGCGAGAAATTCCTGGTAGCAATGCAAAAGCTTGGAGCATGCCGATCTTGAGAGTGTCCTGCCAATTTAGTTGTTTGTAGTCAGTTGATCCTTCAGTGCGATTGGAAGCCCACCACAGGAGCACTGCTGTAACGGGAAAGCAAAACCCTGCTACCAGTGGATTGGCGAGTATCAAATCGCTCGTTGCAGCAGGGAGCCCCTTCTTAAGATAAATTCCAATCACGGCCGCCGGTATTGTGCCTAGGATCAAAAGTGGTATCAGCCGACGATCCGAGGTAAAAAGTCGCAAGATTTCGCGGCGATAATAGACCAACACGGCAAGCAAGGTTCCCAGATGCAACACAATTTCAACTTCAACCAGATCCTTGACCGGTTCACTACCAAGCGATTGGAAAATCGCGTTGGCTACCACGAGGTGTCCTGATGAACTCACCGGCAAGAATTCAGTGAGACCTTGCACAATCGCGAGGAGAATGATTTCGAAGATTGTCATTTGCTGCGGGTCTCACAAGTATGGAATTCGCGTCTGCTAGTCTCTGAGTCAAAGTACCAACTATAATTGCCCACTATGCTCATGTCAGCGGCGAAAACAGTCACTTCTCGTCGCATCGAGTGGTCGTTAAGCTAAAGAATAGGTTGCATCCTGGTGAAACCCTGGCAAGATTGAAAGAACATGGGAATTCGCTTCTTTTGCCCGAATGGCCACAAACTCAATGTGAAAGGATTTCTCGCGGGCAAGCGGGGGATCTGTCCCGAATGCGATGCGCGCTTTCTGGTTCCTATGGAAAGCGGTGGAAGAGTTGAAGCCCTTGAAGAGCCTACCGAGTTGCTGGGGTCAGATGTACCCGCACCGGCCAATCATAGCGACTCTCTGAAAAAGGAAGAGGCCCATCTTGCTGACACCGACTGGCACGTTCGTGGTGCCTCCGGTGCTGAACAAGGACCGATTCCTTACGCCCAGGTGAAGGCTCAAATAGAGATTGGACAGGTCGACAAGGACTCTTGGGTCTGGCGGACCGGGTGGCAAGATTGGCAACGGGCAATCGATGTGTTCCCCGAAATTGAATCAACCCCCGACGGATCGAATGCCAACACTGTTAAAGACATTGGGGCAATTCCAAGTAATCCGGAAACCATTGTAGTTGAAGAAAGTGGTTTTGTTCCTCAGGAATCTGTAGCAGTAGCAACTCATCGCCGTCTTCAACGAGAACGTCGTCAACGTGCGAGAATGGTTACTCTGGTTCTGACCGTTCTGATTTGCTTGCTGGCGCTAGTTCTCGGGATAATACTTTCGCGGTAAAACGCAGAACTTCCCTCGAACCAGGTCACACTGACAGGCGAAGCACCAAACAAAAAAACCGGTCCTCGCGTTGAGGACCGGTTCTCGTTTCTTTCAACTGTACTTTCTGCTATGGCAGAAAGCTCAGGTGGTGGAATCGCTCTGAGGAGCCTGGGGAGCTGCTTCTGGAACAATCTCACCAGCGGCTTCGCCACAGCTGCTGCAACCTTCGACGGCGGCACCACCACAACTGCTGCAACCTTGGACTTCACCACAGCCACAAGGAGCGGCACTGCAGGAGCAAGTTGTGCAGCAACCAGCACGACGAGCCTTACGGGCCTCGCGACGGGTCATGCATTCGCAGCTGCATTGGCTAACTTCACAACCGCAAGGAGCGGCGGCGGAGCAACCACATGGAGCGGCAGGAGCAGCTTCGCAACCACAAGGAGCAGGAGCAGCTTCACATGGGCAAACTGGCTCGCTGTAGCAAGCTGGAGTAGCTTCACAGCATACAGGCTGGCAACAAGTGGCGGGCTTGCAGCACTTGTTCTTGCGCTTGAACAAACCAGCTTCGGCGCTCGAAGCAGCCAACATCACCATTACAGCAGTCAACACGATCATAGCACGTTTCATAATGTAATCCCTCCTCTTGGGAAAAACCCGCGCCGCGGTAAATCGGAATACGTTTCCGTTAACGGCGCAACAAATTCTCTACTTCTTTCACCGTCAAAATTCTTGCCCCGAAGTGCTACGACGGCCAGTAGCGGCGGGGGAAATCAAACCTGTATCGCTTCAGCCACTGCACATTGATGCACGATCCGGCTGCTAATTTTCTGACTTTACGAATTAGAAAACTTAGGCCGACAAAATAACATGGCTACTTTTGATGTCAAGTGGCTCGTTAGCCCAAAAGAACCAAATCACCAGCCTCTACAGAGTCTCTTGAATACGAGAGAACCGAATGAAGTCATCGAAACCTAAGTTTCACAGGCATATCGGGCAAGTAGCGAAATTCGTCCGCTTTTTTCAGCAGTGAGAGTGGCTTTCCGTAGAAGTCGGTAACCAAATTGATCGCATGGTAAAATGCGTTGGATGCGGTGAATGGAGAAAGGCTGGTTCCGCCTAAGCTGCCTCTTGCATCACATCTCTGAGGAGCTATCGAGGACCTGCACGGAAAGGGTCCTGTGAGGGCTGAGATGCTTGTCGTGGCGTCGAGGGAGAGTTCTGTTCCGTTGCACTCACCGAAGACGGCATCGCAAATTGTCCGGGATTCTCGAAGTCCATCACGATGGGTGGCTGGTCCTCGCCCAATTCGGCTGCCATGCCTGAAATACGCCACTGCCCACCGTTTAACTTTAAAGCCCAGGTGATTTTCTCCTCCTGAGGCTGACCGTCGGCGTCCAAGTCCTTCCAAGTCGATTCAACTACTGCTTTGTCAGCATCGATCATTTCGACTGCGCCTACCCGAAAAGTAGCCGTGTCGCTCCCGGGAGGTGAGAAATTGAGTTCCAACTCGCTTGTTCTTTTCAGCGCCAGTGGAGTCAGTCGCTCGCTGGCTGTTTCCGTTTCGCCCGCGCGGACTGCACTTAGGAATTGGTGCACTACCTGGGCCACCGGATCGCTAGGCACTCCGTCTCCAGCCGAACTGCTCGACGAGTTTTGCGATCCGCAGCCGGCAGTGATAGCTATCAGTGAAAGAGCCAATATTTGAACCGGGTAACAGCGCATCGGTGACCTCAAATTTTGTAGCTTAGGAATGTGCAGGCTAGATTATCTAACCCTGCATCCTGCAAGGGGCGGGAGTGTGGCAAAATTCCGATGTGGGGTCAAGACTAAGCGACGCCAAGAATAGGCCTGACTGGACCACTTGCCGGAACCTCAAGGTCGAGGAAAAGCTATCTACCCGCACTGAGCCCCTCGTCGACTGCTTGCTGATCACGACGATAGAGTGCTAGCTGTGACTCAAAGGTGGCAGCGCTGATCTGCCAGGAGGGCTCCGAGCTGACGAAGCTTTGGCAATGAGCCACCAAGACGCGGTGAAGAAATTTGAACAAGTGGCGGGGTACGCGAAGTGCCGCAAAGGCTTCGATTAACCTTGCGCTGGTTACGTTCTGCTCAAACAAGTTCTGCAACTGAGGGTTGGATCCCTCTTTTCCACAGGCCTCGACCCGCGCATTGGCCAGATCATAGAGTGCAGCGCCTGTCCATTCGAGCGAGGGGATCATGTTTTGCTTGTCCAAGCGAGCTCGCTGGAAGAAATCATGCCCTTCCTGCTGCATGCAGTTGGCCAATTCGATTGGCAACAAGAGCTTCAGACCCAACCCCGGTTGCTTGAGGAACTTGTTGTCGAGCATCGACCAGACAAGTCCCTTCATGTTTTCTTGGGAACCGTTAATCAGGTGAGGCTCGTCGACGCGATCTACGAGTACCACGATGCCCGAGAAACCCAGTGCCTTGAGCACCCCTTGGAATTTATAGAGCAGTTCGTAGCGATCGTCGGTGCGACGCTTGTTGGGCAAGGGTTGCCCATTGATATCGTGACCGGAGAACTGCATGAGCACCTTGCGCAAGGGATTGATGTCCCGATTTACGCAGCGCAAATGTCGTGAGACGGAGAAGGCTTGTGGCCACCATCGCCATACTTGGGCAAGCCACGGTGCCCAGCCGAGAGCCATGATCAGCCACGGCCAAACCGTGGTGAGCCAACTCCACTTGCGCAGGTAAACAATAGTCCCCGCGACCACCAACATCGTTAGTAGGCCGAGTGCTCGAATCCCCCAACTTTGCCAAGGTCTGTATTTCAGGATGTGGCGCAAACGATACCAACGTGCATCAAACGATTCAGAAAGCGAATCATCGTAGCAAGAAGCCAACAGCAGCAGATCGCGGCGCTGGAAGTGATCGAGGCGCGATACGGCCTTTTCGGGCAAAGTATTTCCTGTGGGACCTGAAGTTTGGGAGATGTTCAGGAATCGATCGACGACATCGGTTACGCCTAGCGAGAGGATCGCATCCATATGGTCCCAGAGCTTCCACTCTTCAAGTACCTTCGTTGGTTTGCGGCGCGTGCGACTACTCAGTCGTTCAGCGAAGCGATCCAGGAATGGATTGAAATCATCGTATTCGATCACGAACGCGCCATGGTCTTTGTGCGTTCGATTGAATTCTTCGATTTGGGCGGTGATCTGTAGACGCATGGCGGTCTTGCCGGCACCTTTTTCGCCAAACACGATGGATGTGCCGGGGTTGGCTGGATCGCCGTAGACCTTGTCCCAGTTCGGATGAAACGTACTAGTGCGGCAACGTCCCTGAAAGACAGGATCCGTTTGTGCATCTTCGTCTGCAAACGGATTCGTGGCCATTCCATGATGATCAAACAGGTCGTGAAGGTTCATAACGCGTCGGGGGGTGTTCGAGTAGACGATAAAGTGTCATGCATTTGGGCGAAATTCGGCCCTTTAAGTATAGGTTGTCTGCTGGCGTTTCCTAAGGAGAAGTGCTCAAGCTCACTGTCGATACAATCGGTGCAAGCTGGTCAATTGTGCGTCCTTTGGATAATCTGGAAATAGATAAGGGCACTTATCACGGATCGAGAGAATCACTATGAAAACAGATCCCAAGTACGGCTATTATCCCTGGTGGCCCGAGGACGGCGACGATTGGATCCACCCCGAGGATGCTGAGTTGGCCCGCACACTGATCCCCAGCCCGCGCGTTTTCTGTCGGGACGGTGAGCAAGAGCCCTATGTCCTGCTGCACTATGGCGACGTGCTTCTTCGCGTCAAGCGAACTCTCTGGCAGGCTGTTGAGCCAGAAGGCTTTGGGATCGGAGATTGGGTCGAGGTACTTTCCCGCGGCATGCGCAATACCCCACGTACGGCTGTCATCCATGAAATGCACTGGGACGCCAAAGATCGGAAGCTCGTCTATCAAGTGACGGAAAATGGCGTACCGGTTCCCAATCAGTACGCGGGAGAGGATCTAAAGCACGTTGACCCTCCTAAGCTTGAGGA contains:
- a CDS encoding DUF1559 family PulG-like putative transporter, yielding MSQRKSFGFTLVELLVVIAIIGVLVALLLPAIQAAREAARRTSCVNNVKQMGLAAANYESARGTFPPGRLFPDWVSGGSIKGGYTSYDPGPTPGDKTGFYSVHIWLLPYMEANNVYNLIDFNQPQVKKMLNPTNPHFDAYSTAQGLFICPSDANTGMVISENNYRANFGGDGPGAGVRTNSMTIVEPRPSGDWWHIGGSGAFTIGEKGLKTSAYADGLSKTAFFSERIKGQGEENSSLPSRTSMIRCPGNLAPNVNIDVAYQAATDYTPVADGFNFDAAGRWIGDWSNGWPFAGYDSTQYNHVAPPNWTGQDCGVNFIPDTPAEHAIIAARSDHPGAVVVAFGDGHTAIVNDSINLDVWRALGTRDGRFNASNGPEPVDVEF
- the phnD gene encoding phosphate/phosphite/phosphonate ABC transporter substrate-binding protein; this translates as MNTKSAFVRIRVIVAIAVAALVAGYASYVASSWERTAKEQYVTRTMSNFFTSLNPITQLDSVYRDADGDLLADVPENEALQAKPAELVLSFITSEDSTNEPAQWQELMDAIADKTGIPVTYLRLTDSRQQYEALRNGQLHITALSTGEVPAAVNTAGFIPVCAFGQEDGTSGYKMEFIVKADSPIKNLADLRGKRIAFTRPRSNSGCKAAAMLLMDEKNLQPELDYQWSYTYGHQGSIDAVLAGEVDAAPIASDVLARMKAKGEVDPEAVRSIYESEKFPPAAFGFAYNLAPEIQDAVRQALLEFEWDGTKIAEEFGADGTSKFAPVVFKDDWALVRRVDLSASKARSDLAMQ
- a CDS encoding endonuclease/exonuclease/phosphatase family protein, which gives rise to MLRYVATILLMMSLVPTALHARPPIDPDEGIKHISWDDAGDAIGQTVFVSGKIVRVGSAGRINFLNFDNERPPGFVGIVFGENLERFPGDLKELYENKLVEMRGLISTYNGNPQMVIARSDQIRVLDALPKTEGVEKKPVTTWSADPNEIVVATFNVLNLFDEVDDPYHADEGTRTKPRDELERLAATIHKVNADVIALQEVENRGYLERFNKVFLSDMGYENVVHFEGNDGRGIDVCLLSRAPIGEVTSRRHLTFKGPDGVERQFNRDVPAITVLPPGGEPLEVWIVHLKSKASGADSSEPIRLAEASMLRKLLDEKLEKDPNARIILTGDFNDTIDSTSLLTILGSGPTAMWPTPTKDTPDSILDPDQEGWEPIDFILCSPAMAKSYVEGSSQKMRAPAEMDGSDHDPVFARFKLK
- a CDS encoding alkaline phosphatase, producing the protein MHFLRSSFVICFALLDIVVLFADHSQGEEVAPKLDFPSTSTPDSSLANGVALPEQRIRNVILMIGDGMGPQQLGLLFAYARHSLASQASGKPLSERMAAIEKLASQGNVGIVRTNPHGALVVDSASAATQLATGVWSGSEMIGVDYRGNAAKTVLEIARDTGRSTGLVSDTRMTHATPGAFAAHQRHRSMENEIAVDMLGNQVDVLMSGGLRHWIPQAVNKRDSASYMALVQMIGGAFDVSSKRQDNRNLLLEARGDYQLVFDRSSMAQLSEGKVLGLFANSEMLDAIGERKTLESGVRTEPTLVEMAEKSLEILNKNSKGFFLMVEGGQIDWAGHNNDAGDMLWELIQFDDAVRAVFDWASKRDDTLVLITADHETGSFGFSYSGYEIPEAQKIGGNVFGEEPFAPNFNFGPQHALDDLAAQQKSYFEIFTEFDSLPAEERTPERLMEIVNGAVKPLSITLADATDLLNRMPNQYYQKGHPYLGTPTLPEMPDQESFYVYGENLRMNRLGHILGTQQHVVWGSGTHTSTPVLIASFGPGSERFTGILHATDVGKRMIEMIQGQ
- a CDS encoding 4-(cytidine 5'-diphospho)-2-C-methyl-D-erythritol kinase — translated: MVPRKAGTDWEILAPAKLNLYLKVLGKRSDGFHDLDTLMVPVQLCDQLRWCPENSGRPVQAESCSLTVDSRALNPGPSLHSLNSSENLVLQAAHLVAARIGRPPHGHFQLTKRIPLQAGLGGGSSDAAATLRLTNACWKAGLAESELAQLAAELGSDVPFFLHSGPAICRGRGERISTAAGLANLHFVLVKPSFGLSTAQVFQEFSSSKEQIQSSNDNSTARLTSLIGALQAGALSTASRWMTNCLESAAARIAPEILCIKNLLADAGCRGQLMTGSGSTLFGIARSARHARWIARQLSAQSMGTVLVTSTSW